One stretch of Nicotiana tabacum cultivar K326 chromosome 18, ASM71507v2, whole genome shotgun sequence DNA includes these proteins:
- the LOC107831476 gene encoding protein-tyrosine sulfotransferase, with the protein MRQIGDKFDVLVILVFLLLVSTISKASESKDGFNRCEHIVKQWASSSLDLEVKDDKHVLQNLLFFLHVPRTGGRTYFHCFLKKLYASSLECPRSYDKLRIDPRKPKCRLLVTHNDYSMMSKLPKDETSVVTILRNPIDRVFSAYEFSVEVAARFLVHPNLTSATRMSGRLRSKNTISTLDIWPWKYLVPWMREDLFARREARKQKGNSVVASTNPYDMEEMVMPLHEYINNPIARDIIHNGATFQVAGLTNNSYLTEAHDVRHCVLKYQSLGEYVLKVAKKRLDDMLYVGLTENHKESATMFANVVGTQAISQFTGSRSHGDHAANNNSEQRSSLLESDFDNTYHHNNSSYEKPSQISSVERGEATKENMTVGKLMDVYESCISNLRKSQSERRVNSLKKISPANFTKEGRRQVSEALLQEITSLNSLDVELYKYAQTIFANQHKLMLQNKIVTNQQDHGFDESYSAFSWEAISIAVSVLFVLLFAVLFVTAKRRTSKLKL; encoded by the exons ATGAGGCAAATAGGTGATAAGTTTGACGTTCTTGTGATCCTGGTGTTTTTGCTCTTGG TTTCTACCATATCAAAGGCATCTGAAAGCAAAGATGGCTTCAATCGGTGTGAACACATTGTCAAACAGTGGGCGTCTTCTTCACTTGACTTGGAAGTCAAAGATGACAAACATGTCTTGCAGAACTTGCTCTTTTTTCTTCATGTCCCCAGGACTGGAGGGCGAACATATTTTCATTG TTTTCTTAAAAAGCTTTATGCCAGTTCATTGGAGTGTCCACGTTCTTATGACAAGTTAAGGATTGATCCAAG AAAACCAAAATGCCGCTTGTTGGTTACTCACAATGACTACAGCATGATGTCCAAACTTCCCAAGGATGAAACTTCTGTGGTGACAATCCTTAGAAATCCAATTGACCGTGTTTTTAGTGCTTATGAGTTTTCTGTGGAGGTAGCAGCTAGGTTCTTGGTGCACCCTAACTTAACGTCTGCCACTAGAATGTCTGGACGGCTGCGTTCGAAAAATACAATAAGCACTCTAGATATTTGGCCATGGAAGTACTTGGTCCCTTGGATGAGAGAAGATCTATTTGCTCGA AGGGAAGCAAGAAAGCAAAAGGGCAATTCTGTTGTTGCAAGCACTAATCCATATGATATGGAGGAGATGGTGATGCCTCTACATGAATATATCAACAACCCTATTGCTCGGGACATCATTCACAATGGAGCCACGTTTCAG GTCGCGGGACTTACAAACAACTCTTATCTGACAGAGGCACATGACGTTCGTCACTGTGTACTGAAGTATCAGTCTCTTGGAGAATATGTGTTGAAGGTTGCAAAG AAGAGGTTGGATGATATGTTGTATGTTGGACTCACAGAAAACCACAAGGAATCAGCCACCATGTTTGCAAATGTAGTCGGTACTCAGGCAATTTCACAGTTCACTGGTTCTAGATCACATGGAGATCATGCTGCTAACAACAATTCAG AACAGAGATCTTCACTGCTAGAATCTGATTTTGATAACACTTATCACCAT AACAACAGCTCATACGAAAAGCCCAGTCAAATCTCATCAGTTGAGCGAGGTGAAGCGACAAAGGAAAAT ATGACTGTAGGAAAACTCATGGATGTGTATGAAAGCTGCATTTCGAACTTAAGGAAGTCCCAGTCTGAAAGACGTGTAAATTCTCTAAAGAAAATTTCTCCAGCAAATTTTACAAAGGAG GGACGTCGTCAGGTGTCTGAAGCACTTCTTCAGGAGATCACATCGTTAAACAGCCTAGACGTGGAGCTTTATAAATATGCCCAAACGATCTTTGCAAATCAACACAAACTCATGTTGCAGAACAAGATTGTCACA AACCAGCAGGACCATGGATTCGACGAATCATATAGTGCATTTTCTTGGGAAGCCATTTCTATTGCCGTTTCCGTGCTCTTTGTGCTTCTATTTGCTGTCCTGTTTGTAACTGCAAAAAGAAGAACATCCAAACTTAAGTTATGA
- the LOC107831477 gene encoding protein ENHANCED DISEASE RESISTANCE 2 isoform X1 — protein MGVSEKDSSRMEGWLYLVRSNRFGLQYSRKRYFILQDHFLQSYKSTPVSSNEDPIRSAVIDSCIRVTDNGRESIQRKVFFIFTLYNTSNHNDQLKLGASSPEEAARWIQAFQEAALKADMNRGNQVDFPRSDSHTLRLNCSNKSYRLNSIDWTVCSSSVTDAMTSDVVAPSPWTIFGCQNGLRLFKEAKDRESLGKWDDHPAIMAVGVVDGTSEAIFQTLMSLGPSRSEWDFCFYKGSVIEHLDGHTDIVHKLLNRDWLPWGMGRRDLLLQRYWRREDDGTYVILYHSVFHQKCPPQKGYIRACLKSGGYVISPVNQEKRSVVKHMLAIDWKFWKSYVRTSAARSITICMIGRLAALRELFSAKIGNYLPSDVSGELVKSKRLRRVEEEIKLEVQTRLENGKNLADLEEEVVKTPSSLMGLNDAADEFFDVSEPLDYDQSENGWPSDFGPETYSQDARHPKLSTAAVFVKKLHDLAVQKRGYVDLHEMAKEDTSSCHYGSTLPKDSTCSLPCSWTETDPSTFLIRGLTYLDDRKKIKAKGSLMQMVGADWLKSDKREDDLGGRPGGIVQKYAAKGGPEFFFIVHIQVPGTTTYSLALYYMMDTPLEDSPLLESFVNGDDAYRNSRFKLIPYISKGPWIVKQSVGKKACLIGQALEINYFRGKNYIELGIDIGSSTVARGVVSLVVGYLSNLVIEMAFLVQANTPEELPEYLLGTCRLNHLDVTKAVQVKP, from the exons ATGGGTGTTTCGGAAAAGGATAGTAGTAGGATGGAAGGGTGGTTATATCTAGTTCGTTCAAATCGGTTTGGACTTCAGTACTCACGAAAACGATACTTCATTCTTCAAGACCATTTTCTTCAGAGCTACAAATCTACACCAGTTTCCAGTAACGAG GATCCTATTAGAAGTGCAGTTATTGATTCCTGCATTCGCGTTACAGACAATGGCAGAGAGAGCATTCAAAGAAAA GTCTTTTTCATTTTCACGCTTTATAACACCTCAAATCATAATGATCAGCTGAAG TTGGGTGCAAGTAGTCCTGAGGAAGCGGCAAGGTGGATCCAGGCATTTCAGGAAGCAGCTTTAAAG GCAGACATGAACAGAGGAAATCAAGTGGATTTTCCAAGGAGTGATTCACACACTTTGAG GTTAAATTGTTCCAACAAGTCTTATCGTCTGAATTCAATTGATTGGACTGTCTGTTCATCCTCAGTTACAGATGCTATGACGTCTGATGTTGTTGCACCCTCGCCTTGGACAATCTTTGGGTGTCAGAATG GTCTTAGGCTGTTTAAGGAAGCTAAAGATAGGGAATCTCTTGGAAAG TGGGATGATCACCCCGCTATAATGGCTGTTGGTGTAGTTGATGGAACTTCAGAGGCCATTTTTCAGACACTCATGTCACTTGGTCCTTCAAGATCGGA GTGGGATTTCTGTTTCTACAAAGGCAGTGTTATTGAACATCTTGATGGTCACACTGATATAGTTCATAAGCTTCTAAATCGGGATTGGCTACCTTG GGGTATGGGAAGAAGAGATCTTCTTTTGCAGCGGTATTGGAGAAGGGAGGATGATGGAACCTACG TTATTCTGTACCATTCAGTGTTTCACCAGAAGTGTCCACCTCAAAAGGGCTACATTCGTGCCTGCCTTAAAA GTGGAGGTTATGTGATATCACCAGTTAATCAAGAGAAGAGGTCAGTAGTCAAGCATATGCTTGCTATTGATTGGAAATTCTGGAAGTCATACGTACGAACATCTGCAGCCAGATCTATAACAATATGCATGATAGGGAGACTTGCTG CTCTGAGGGAGCTTTTCAGTGCAAAAATAGGAAATTACTTGCCCTCTGATGTGTCAGGGGAGCTGGTCAAAAGCAAAAGACTGCGTCgagttgaagaagaaattaagctTGAAGTGCAAACCCGGTTAGAAAATGGAAAGAATTTGGCCGATCTGGAGGAAGAAGTAGTTAAAACACCTTCAAGCTTGATGGGTTTAAACGATGCGGCAGATGAGTTCTTTGATGTCTCTGAGCCACTGGATTATGACCAATCAGAAAATGGTTGGCCTTCAGATTTTGGCCCAGAGACATACTCTCAG GATGCACGTCATCCCAAATTGTCAACTGCTGCAGTTTTTGTGAAAAAGCTGCATGATCTTGCAG TTCAGAAAAGGGGCTATGTAGATCTGCATGAGATGGCAAAGGAAGATACGTCATCTTGTCACTATGGATCCACTCTTCCAAAAGATTCAACTTGTAGTTTGCCTTGCAGTTGGACTGAAACAGATCCTTCTACTTTTCTTATTCGTGGGTTGACGTACCTAGATGATCGTAAGAAG ATTAAGGCAAAAGGCTCGTTGATGCAAATGGTGGGTGCAGATTGGTTGAAGTCTGACAAACGAGAAGATGATCTAGGTGGTCGGCCTGGAGGCATTGTTCAG AAATATGCAGCAAAGGGTGGTCCGGAATTCTTCTTCATTGTGCACATACAG GTTCCAGGTACAACAACATACAGTCTTGCTCTCTACTATATGATGGATACCCCATTAGAAGATTCACCTTTGCTGGAGAGTTTTGTCAATGGAGATGATGCTTATAGAAACTCGAGGTTCAAGCTGATACCATACATATCCAAG GGACCATGGATAGTCAAGCAGAGTGTTGGGAAGAAAGCTTGTCTTATAGGTCAAGCAttggaaattaattattttcgtgGAAAGAACTACATAGAG CTTGGTATAGATATTGGCTCATCTACTGTGGCAAGAGGTGTTGTCAGCCTTGTTGTTGGTTACCTGAGCAATCTAGTCATTGAGATGGCGTTTCTGGTGCAG GCCAACACACCAGAAGAGCTCCCTGAGTATCTTCTAGGGACCTGCCGTCTTAACCATCTGGATGTTACAAAAGCTGTTCAAGTGAAACCATGA
- the LOC107831477 gene encoding protein ENHANCED DISEASE RESISTANCE 2 isoform X2, with protein MNRGNQVDFPRSDSHTLRLNCSNKSYRLNSIDWTVCSSSVTDAMTSDVVAPSPWTIFGCQNGLRLFKEAKDRESLGKWDDHPAIMAVGVVDGTSEAIFQTLMSLGPSRSEWDFCFYKGSVIEHLDGHTDIVHKLLNRDWLPWGMGRRDLLLQRYWRREDDGTYVILYHSVFHQKCPPQKGYIRACLKSGGYVISPVNQEKRSVVKHMLAIDWKFWKSYVRTSAARSITICMIGRLAALRELFSAKIGNYLPSDVSGELVKSKRLRRVEEEIKLEVQTRLENGKNLADLEEEVVKTPSSLMGLNDAADEFFDVSEPLDYDQSENGWPSDFGPETYSQDARHPKLSTAAVFVKKLHDLAVQKRGYVDLHEMAKEDTSSCHYGSTLPKDSTCSLPCSWTETDPSTFLIRGLTYLDDRKKIKAKGSLMQMVGADWLKSDKREDDLGGRPGGIVQKYAAKGGPEFFFIVHIQVPGTTTYSLALYYMMDTPLEDSPLLESFVNGDDAYRNSRFKLIPYISKGPWIVKQSVGKKACLIGQALEINYFRGKNYIELGIDIGSSTVARGVVSLVVGYLSNLVIEMAFLVQANTPEELPEYLLGTCRLNHLDVTKAVQVKP; from the exons ATGAACAGAGGAAATCAAGTGGATTTTCCAAGGAGTGATTCACACACTTTGAG GTTAAATTGTTCCAACAAGTCTTATCGTCTGAATTCAATTGATTGGACTGTCTGTTCATCCTCAGTTACAGATGCTATGACGTCTGATGTTGTTGCACCCTCGCCTTGGACAATCTTTGGGTGTCAGAATG GTCTTAGGCTGTTTAAGGAAGCTAAAGATAGGGAATCTCTTGGAAAG TGGGATGATCACCCCGCTATAATGGCTGTTGGTGTAGTTGATGGAACTTCAGAGGCCATTTTTCAGACACTCATGTCACTTGGTCCTTCAAGATCGGA GTGGGATTTCTGTTTCTACAAAGGCAGTGTTATTGAACATCTTGATGGTCACACTGATATAGTTCATAAGCTTCTAAATCGGGATTGGCTACCTTG GGGTATGGGAAGAAGAGATCTTCTTTTGCAGCGGTATTGGAGAAGGGAGGATGATGGAACCTACG TTATTCTGTACCATTCAGTGTTTCACCAGAAGTGTCCACCTCAAAAGGGCTACATTCGTGCCTGCCTTAAAA GTGGAGGTTATGTGATATCACCAGTTAATCAAGAGAAGAGGTCAGTAGTCAAGCATATGCTTGCTATTGATTGGAAATTCTGGAAGTCATACGTACGAACATCTGCAGCCAGATCTATAACAATATGCATGATAGGGAGACTTGCTG CTCTGAGGGAGCTTTTCAGTGCAAAAATAGGAAATTACTTGCCCTCTGATGTGTCAGGGGAGCTGGTCAAAAGCAAAAGACTGCGTCgagttgaagaagaaattaagctTGAAGTGCAAACCCGGTTAGAAAATGGAAAGAATTTGGCCGATCTGGAGGAAGAAGTAGTTAAAACACCTTCAAGCTTGATGGGTTTAAACGATGCGGCAGATGAGTTCTTTGATGTCTCTGAGCCACTGGATTATGACCAATCAGAAAATGGTTGGCCTTCAGATTTTGGCCCAGAGACATACTCTCAG GATGCACGTCATCCCAAATTGTCAACTGCTGCAGTTTTTGTGAAAAAGCTGCATGATCTTGCAG TTCAGAAAAGGGGCTATGTAGATCTGCATGAGATGGCAAAGGAAGATACGTCATCTTGTCACTATGGATCCACTCTTCCAAAAGATTCAACTTGTAGTTTGCCTTGCAGTTGGACTGAAACAGATCCTTCTACTTTTCTTATTCGTGGGTTGACGTACCTAGATGATCGTAAGAAG ATTAAGGCAAAAGGCTCGTTGATGCAAATGGTGGGTGCAGATTGGTTGAAGTCTGACAAACGAGAAGATGATCTAGGTGGTCGGCCTGGAGGCATTGTTCAG AAATATGCAGCAAAGGGTGGTCCGGAATTCTTCTTCATTGTGCACATACAG GTTCCAGGTACAACAACATACAGTCTTGCTCTCTACTATATGATGGATACCCCATTAGAAGATTCACCTTTGCTGGAGAGTTTTGTCAATGGAGATGATGCTTATAGAAACTCGAGGTTCAAGCTGATACCATACATATCCAAG GGACCATGGATAGTCAAGCAGAGTGTTGGGAAGAAAGCTTGTCTTATAGGTCAAGCAttggaaattaattattttcgtgGAAAGAACTACATAGAG CTTGGTATAGATATTGGCTCATCTACTGTGGCAAGAGGTGTTGTCAGCCTTGTTGTTGGTTACCTGAGCAATCTAGTCATTGAGATGGCGTTTCTGGTGCAG GCCAACACACCAGAAGAGCTCCCTGAGTATCTTCTAGGGACCTGCCGTCTTAACCATCTGGATGTTACAAAAGCTGTTCAAGTGAAACCATGA